A region of Mycolicibacterium brumae DNA encodes the following proteins:
- a CDS encoding acetolactate synthase large subunit: MNPRNGAQSLLDALATGGVDVCFANPGTSEMHFVAALDGAPGLRGVLALFEGVATGAADGYARIAGRPAAVLLHLGPGLGNGLANLHNARRAHVPMVLVVGDHAGYHKRYDAPLESDIDAVAHTVSGWVRRSATADEVADDAALAVSVSRAGQIATLILPADASWNAVRAADTDAGVPAAVLAGRAEPAATAAAMDTAAYWLRSSNPQTALLIGGDATDADGLAAAARIAEATGARLLCETFPTRLRRGAGVPPVERLGYFAEAAVAQLTGVTRLILAGARAPVSFFAYPGMASDLVPPGAEVLTLAGHRGAAAALAALADELAPGTTASPAPADRPTPPTGPLNALSLAAAVGATLPENAIVVDESMTAGMGLPAATAGAPAHDVLSITGGAIGYGLPAAIGAAIAAPDRPVLALQADGSAMYTISALWTHARENLDITTVILNNGAYDILRVELQRVGAENAAAPGPRAAELLDLGRPDLDFVQIAQGMGVPARRVGNAEDLAVALAESFAEPGPHLIEAMLPSIFSVAG, from the coding sequence ATGAACCCGCGCAACGGCGCCCAGTCCCTGCTCGACGCCCTGGCGACCGGCGGAGTCGACGTCTGCTTCGCCAACCCCGGCACCTCCGAGATGCATTTCGTGGCCGCGCTGGACGGCGCGCCCGGGCTGCGCGGGGTGCTGGCGCTGTTCGAGGGAGTGGCCACCGGCGCGGCCGACGGGTACGCGCGCATCGCCGGGCGGCCCGCGGCGGTGCTGCTGCACCTGGGGCCCGGGCTGGGCAACGGGCTGGCGAATCTGCACAACGCCCGCCGCGCGCACGTGCCGATGGTGCTCGTCGTCGGCGACCACGCCGGCTATCACAAGCGCTACGACGCTCCGCTGGAATCCGACATCGACGCCGTCGCGCACACCGTCTCCGGGTGGGTGCGCCGCAGCGCGACGGCAGACGAGGTGGCCGACGACGCCGCGCTGGCCGTGTCGGTCAGCCGGGCCGGGCAGATCGCCACCTTGATCCTGCCCGCCGACGCGTCCTGGAACGCCGTGCGCGCCGCCGACACCGACGCCGGGGTCCCCGCGGCGGTTTTGGCGGGACGCGCTGAACCCGCCGCCACCGCCGCGGCGATGGACACCGCCGCGTACTGGCTACGTTCGTCGAACCCGCAAACGGCCCTGTTGATCGGCGGCGACGCCACCGACGCGGACGGGCTGGCCGCGGCCGCCCGGATCGCCGAGGCCACCGGCGCGCGTCTGCTCTGCGAAACCTTCCCGACCCGGCTGCGCCGCGGCGCGGGCGTGCCGCCGGTCGAGCGGCTCGGCTACTTCGCCGAGGCGGCCGTCGCGCAGCTGACCGGCGTCACCCGGCTGATCCTGGCCGGGGCGCGTGCACCGGTGTCGTTCTTCGCCTACCCCGGCATGGCCAGCGACCTGGTTCCGCCGGGCGCAGAGGTGCTCACCTTGGCCGGCCACCGCGGCGCGGCGGCCGCGCTGGCGGCGCTGGCCGACGAGTTGGCCCCCGGAACCACCGCGTCGCCGGCCCCGGCGGACCGGCCCACCCCGCCCACCGGGCCGCTGAACGCGCTGAGCCTGGCCGCCGCGGTCGGCGCGACGCTGCCGGAGAACGCGATCGTCGTCGACGAGTCGATGACCGCCGGAATGGGGTTGCCGGCCGCCACCGCGGGCGCGCCCGCCCACGACGTGCTGAGCATCACCGGCGGCGCCATCGGCTACGGCCTGCCGGCGGCCATCGGCGCGGCGATCGCCGCCCCGGACCGGCCGGTGCTGGCGCTGCAGGCCGACGGTTCGGCGATGTACACCATCTCCGCGTTGTGGACCCACGCGCGGGAGAACCTGGACATCACCACAGTGATCCTCAACAACGGCGCCTACGACATCCTGCGCGTCGAACTGCAGCGCGTCGGCGCCGAGAACGCCGCCGCCCCGGGGCCGCGCGCGGCCGAGCTGCTGGACCTGGGCCGCCCCGACCTGGACTTCGTCCAGATCGCCCAGGGCATGGGTGTGCCGGCGCGGCGGGTCGGCAATGCCGAGGACCTCGCCGTCGCGCTGGCCGAGTCGTTCGCCGAGCCGGGCCCGCACCTGATCGAGGCGATGCTGCCGTCGATATTTAGCGTGGCCGGTTAG
- a CDS encoding DUF5078 domain-containing protein, which translates to MKLLVTAAGAAVMGGGLMLGTAAVATADDALPVAPALLNTDCSRDQLMAATKVVDRPVYDEVVNKYNTESPWVQDHFKYHFDLLLEKSPADRQAEVDELAVFFPQYADFFRMNMDSANAVTAQCHSYPAVDPTVWTPQAPASVAPAQSPADAAPAANAPADAATPAATDVDPAVADVVDDALTDG; encoded by the coding sequence GTGAAGTTGCTTGTGACTGCCGCCGGAGCCGCTGTGATGGGCGGTGGGCTGATGCTCGGAACTGCCGCGGTCGCCACCGCCGACGACGCGCTGCCCGTTGCGCCCGCTCTGCTGAACACCGACTGCAGCCGGGATCAGCTGATGGCCGCCACCAAGGTGGTCGACCGGCCGGTCTACGACGAGGTCGTCAACAAGTACAACACCGAGAGCCCCTGGGTCCAGGACCACTTCAAGTACCACTTCGACCTGCTGCTGGAGAAGAGCCCGGCCGACCGTCAGGCCGAGGTCGATGAGCTGGCCGTCTTCTTCCCGCAGTACGCGGACTTCTTCCGGATGAACATGGACTCGGCCAACGCCGTCACCGCCCAGTGCCATAGCTACCCGGCCGTGGATCCGACGGTGTGGACCCCGCAGGCGCCGGCCAGTGTCGCCCCGGCCCAGTCGCCCGCCGACGCCGCGCCGGCCGCCAACGCGCCCGCCGACGCTGCGACTCCGGCAGCCACCGATGTCGATCCCGCCGTCGCCGACGTAGTGGACGACGCCCTGACCGACGGCTAG
- a CDS encoding alpha,alpha-trehalose-phosphate synthase (UDP-forming), whose amino-acid sequence MADGAAEFVVVANRLPVDQATEPDGSVTWTRSPGGLVTALEPLLRRRRGAWVGWPGIAQDDTDVIDEPVQLEDIEMRPVRLNTDDLVEYYEGFSNATLWPLYHDVVVKPQYHRVWWDRYLAVNRRFAEATARCAGPGATVWVQDYQLQLVPKMLRELRPDLTIGFFMHIPFPPVELFMQLPWRTEIIEGLLGADLVGFHLPGGAQNFIILARKLLDAETSRGSVGVRNRFGVVQNGDRAVKVGAFPISIDSADLDRLSRGREARRRARTLRAELGNPSKVLLGVDRLDYTKGIDVRLRAFAELLEEGRVDPADTVLIQLATPSRERVDAYRLLRAEIERQVGRINGDFGSVAHPVVSYLHRPVPREDLISFYVAADVMLVTAQRDGMNLVAKEYVACHGDLGGALVLSEFTGAAAELRQSYLVNPHDTEGVKDAIEAALNQTPEEGRARMRALRRQVLTHDVDRWAMAFLSALDRSGG is encoded by the coding sequence GTGGCCGACGGCGCCGCCGAATTCGTCGTCGTCGCAAACCGGCTCCCGGTCGATCAGGCCACCGAGCCCGACGGCTCCGTCACCTGGACCCGCAGCCCCGGCGGCCTGGTCACCGCGCTGGAGCCGCTGCTGCGCCGCCGCCGTGGCGCCTGGGTCGGCTGGCCCGGCATCGCCCAGGACGACACCGACGTCATCGACGAACCGGTGCAACTCGAGGACATCGAGATGCGCCCGGTCCGCCTGAACACCGACGACCTGGTCGAATACTACGAGGGCTTCTCCAACGCCACGCTGTGGCCGCTGTATCACGACGTCGTCGTCAAACCCCAGTACCACCGCGTCTGGTGGGATCGCTACCTCGCGGTGAATCGGCGCTTCGCCGAGGCCACCGCCCGCTGCGCCGGCCCGGGGGCCACCGTGTGGGTGCAGGATTACCAGCTGCAGCTGGTGCCGAAAATGTTGCGCGAGCTGCGCCCCGACCTCACCATCGGCTTCTTCATGCACATCCCGTTCCCGCCGGTGGAACTGTTCATGCAGCTGCCGTGGCGGACCGAGATCATCGAGGGTCTGCTCGGCGCCGACCTGGTCGGCTTCCACCTGCCCGGCGGCGCGCAGAACTTCATCATCCTGGCGCGCAAGCTGCTCGACGCGGAGACCTCACGCGGCAGCGTCGGGGTGCGCAACCGCTTCGGGGTGGTGCAAAACGGCGACCGCGCGGTCAAGGTGGGCGCGTTCCCCATCTCGATCGACTCCGCCGACCTGGACCGGTTGTCTCGCGGCCGGGAGGCCCGCCGCCGGGCCCGCACGCTGCGCGCCGAGCTGGGCAACCCGTCCAAGGTGCTGCTCGGGGTGGACCGGCTGGACTACACCAAGGGCATCGATGTGCGGCTGCGGGCGTTCGCCGAGCTGCTCGAGGAGGGCCGGGTCGACCCGGCTGACACCGTGCTGATCCAGCTCGCCACCCCGAGTCGGGAACGGGTGGACGCCTACCGGTTGCTGCGGGCGGAGATCGAGCGTCAGGTCGGCCGGATCAACGGCGATTTCGGCAGCGTCGCGCACCCGGTGGTGTCCTACCTGCACCGGCCGGTGCCGCGGGAGGACCTGATCTCCTTCTACGTCGCGGCCGACGTGATGCTGGTGACCGCGCAGCGCGACGGGATGAACCTGGTGGCCAAGGAGTATGTGGCCTGCCACGGCGACCTCGGCGGCGCCCTGGTGCTCAGCGAGTTCACCGGCGCGGCAGCCGAATTGCGGCAGTCCTACCTGGTCAACCCGCACGACACCGAGGGCGTCAAGGACGCCATCGAGGCCGCGCTAAATCAGACGCCCGAGGAGGGCCGAGCGCGGATGCGCGCGCTGCGCCGCCAAGTGCTGACCCACGATGTGGATCGGTGGGCGATGGCGTTCCTGTCCGCGCTGGATCGCAGCGGCGGCTGA